The sequence AATTTTAACAGGTCGCCGTGAGCAAATTATTAATATTCGTGCAAAAAATGGTCTGGGAGCATTTCCATTACGCACTGAATCTGAATACGATACTTTTGGCGTAGGGCATTCATCAACGGCAATTTCTGCTGGTTTAGGCATGGCATTGGCTCGCCGTCATTTACAAAAACCTTGTGAAGTGGTGTGTGTGGTTGGTGATGGTGCAATGACTGCAGGTATGGCATTTGAAGCAATGAATGATGCTGTAGCACATCAGGCAGATTTGCTGGTCATTTTAAATGATAATGATATGTCGATTTCCTGTAGTACAGGTGGATTTGCACAACATTTAGCTCGTTTATGGGAAAATAAACAAAGTATTTGCCTTGATGATGATGGACAACCATTTATCCAAAATCACCCAGATTGGCAATTTACTCAGCGTTTACATCAATCAGCGACTGATGAGCCTGATAATTTATTTAAAGCCATTGGTTTTGAATATTTTGGACCATTTGATGGACATAATTTAGCACAATTAGGACAAGTTTTAACCGCAATTAAAAAACGTAAAGGTCCACGTTTAGTTCATGTCTATACGCAAAAAGGTAAGGGTTTTATTCCTGCCGAGCAAAATCCGATTAAATATCATGCGTTAAGTAAAATCAATGCACCATCAAATCCGACAACTGCTCCAAAATATTCCGATGTGTTTGGACAATGGTTGTGCGATGAAGCAGAATTAGACAGCCGATTATTAGCCATTACACCTGCGATGTGTGAAGGTTCGGGCATGGTGCAATTTGCCAAAAAATTCCCAGACCGCTTTTTTGATGTGGCGATTGCGGAACAACACGCAGTAACTCTAGGTGCTGGTATGGCGTGTGAAGGCTTAAAGCCTGTAGTGGCGATATATTCGACTTTTTTACAGCGTGGTTATGATCAACTGATTCATGATGTTGCCTTACAAAATTTAGATGTAACTTTTGCGATTGACCGTGCTGGTTTGGTCGGCGAAGATGGGGCAACTCACGCAGGGGCATTTGATTATGCCTATATGCGAACTGTGCCGAATATGGTGATTTTTGCTCCAAAAGATGAAAATGAATGTCGTCAAATGTTACATACAGCCTATCATTATCAAGGTTGTACAGCGGTGCGTTATCCACGTGGGGCAGGCGTTGGCGTGCAAATTCAGCAGGATTTTGAGTTAATGCCGATTGGTAAAGGCGAAATTGTTTGTAGTTTAAAACATCAAGATCTTAATAAAAATATCAGTATTTTAGCTTTTGGTAGCAGAGTTTATCCTGCGATACAAGCTGCGATATTATTACATCAACAAGGTTTAAATGTAATGGTTGCCAATATGCGATTTGTTAAACCTTTAGATGTGGATTTAACACTTGAATTAGCACAAAACAGTGATTTAGTGGTAACAGTAGAAGAACACGCTATTATGGGTGGGGCAGGCAGTGCAGTTAATGAATGTCTAGCACAACATAATGTCGTGAAATCTATTTTAAATCTTGGTCTGCCTGATGAATTTTTAGAGCAAGGCACACATGAAGAAATGTTGCAAGATTGTGGTTTAGATACACAAGGTATTTATCAAAAAATTATGCAACGTGTACAGATGTTAAAGGAAATGTAATGAGTGATGTTGCCTATTGGTTAAACGTTAAACAATTTTCATTATATTTACCCAATGATGCGATTCCATTTGGGACAGCACAGCAATGGCAATATCAACAGCAGCCTTATTTAAAAATTGCTGATTATAAGGGTTATCCTGTACATTTATTATTAGACATTGATGAAAGTTTAGATTATCAATCTTTACGTTCACAACTTTATCGCCCTATAGAAGAATTTCAGCTTTTTAACCGTGCGGTAGGTTTACAACATTTTTTACAAACGCATCGTTTTTGTGGGCGTTGTGGGCAAGCACAAACTTTAGATTGCAAACAAATCGCCATGTATTGTGCAGCGTGTGAGCATTTATTATTTCCACGCATTAGTCCGTGTATTATTGTAGCGGTACGCCGTGAACATCATATTTTGTTGGCTCATCATGCACGTCATCAACAGCCATTTTATACAGTTTTAGCAGGTTTTGTGGAAGTGGGCGAAACTTTAGAACAGGCGGTTCATCGTGAAGTTTTTGAAGAAAGTGGTATTAAAATCAAAAACTTACAATATATCGCTAGTCAAGCATGGTCATTTCCTAATTCGTTAATGATGGGTTTTATTGCTGATTATGAAAGTGGCGACATTCAGGTGCAAGCCGATGAAATTGCAGATGCAAAATGGATTGATTTAACACAACCTGTAACAGTAGGTTTACCTGCACAAGGCACGATTGCACGACAGTTGATTGAGTTGGTGCAACAACAAGTTTTACAGGAAAATCAATAAGATGACTGTTTTAAACTGTCCACATTGCCAAAAACAAACTACTTGGGCAAATAATCCATCACGTCCTTTTTGTTCAGAACGTTGTAAATTGATTGATTTAGGGGCGTGGGCGAGTGATGAATATCGTATTGCAACGCAAGACTCACCACAAGCTGAACCGTATAAAGGCGAAGATTGTTACGAAGATTAATGATTTAATTCGCTAACTTTTTAATTATCATTGCTAAACGTTTACCTTGTTCAATACATAATCTTTTCTCATCTTCACTGATGTCATTTTGATGTTGTGCACCACTAACATGACTCGCACCATAAGGCGTACCACCTGTTTTTGTGTGCGATAATGCTGGATTTTGATTGTTTAAACCTAAAATCATCATGCCATGATGTAATAATGGTGGAAACATGGTCATTAAAGTCATTTCATTCCCGCCGTGCATAGCTCCAGAACTGGTAAAAACGCAAGCAGGTTTATCATGCAATGCACCATTGAGCCATAAGGCAGTGGTACTATCCCAAAAATATTTTAATTCACTTGCCATATTACCAAAACGAGTTGGCGAACCCATCGCTAAACCTGCACAGTTGGCTAAATCATCTAGGCTACAATATAAATCGCCAGTATCTGGAATACTACTTTCTAAGGCTTGTGTAACGTTAGTAATAGCGGGTACGGTGCGAATTTTAGCCATAATGCCCATGCTTTCAATGCCATCAGCAATCAGATGAGCCATTTTTTTGGTTGCCCCAGTTTTACTATAATACAGCACTAAGATGTAAGTTTGCATCGTTTTTCCGTGAAATTGTCTAATCAGCAAACATTATAGGGCGAATAAGTCATGCTTTCAATGTGATATTCTGTTAATATACCCTTTAGCAAGTAGCAAGAGTTATTGTTTTTATGTGGGAACGTATTCAAAAACATACATTATTTCATCGCCCTAGCATTCAATTTATTATTTTTGTGGTTCGCCGTTTTCTACAAGACCGTTGTAGTGAGCAAGCGAGTTCATTAACCTATACCACATTATTTTCTGTGGTGCCAATGCTAACGATTTTTTTGGCGATTGTGTCATCGATTAAAGCCTTAGAGCCTGCACGTCAGCAATTACAAAACTGGATTTATAGTAATTTTTTGCCTAAAACGACGATTGCTTTTGAACAAATGTTGAGTAATTTTGCAGAAAAATCAAGCAATTTAACGGTCATTGGTAGTATCTTTTTATTTGTAACCACTATTTTGATGATTATGGCGATTGAAGATGCGTTTAATCGTATTTGGCGAGTGAAAAAAAGTCGTGAATTTGGTTTTATGCGTTATTGGACGATTGTTTCGCTTGGACCTTTATTATTAGGGACAGCATTTGCTTTATCATCAACCTTAGCATCATTTAGCTTTTTAAATAATCAGTTTGGCTATCAGATTAATGTTAGTTTCTTTTTAGATGTTTTATCTTTTTTATTAACGATTGTTGGCTTTTTCTTTTTATATTGGGCATTGCCAAATCGTAATGTACCGTGGAAATCAGCAGGTTATGCGGCAATTTTTGCTGCGATTGCATTTGAAATTTTAAAAAATATTTTTGGTTGGGCGATGAGTAATTTTACCAGTTATGAATTGGTTTATGGTGCTTTTGCGGCACTACCGATTTTTTTACTGTGGATTTATTTGTCGTGGAATGTGATTTTATTAGGTGTGCAAATTAGTTATGCTGCGACAGTATTTCACCCAAGTCAAAATCCACAACGCCACCCGTTATTTGTGATTTTAGATATTTTACAGATGTTTTATCATCAACAAAAAACAGGGCAAACTGTAACGGAAGATGAAATTTTAACGCTATTTTCAGGCAAGGAATTGGCAAATGCACCGATGTTTTTAAGTGTGTTGCAAGATAAGCAATTTATTCAAAGTACCAAGCAAAATGAATATGTGTTATGCCGTAATTTAGCACAGTTAAGTTTATATGAATTTATTCAGCTTTTGCCATATCATTTCCCAAATTGGCAAGAAATTAATCGTTTACAGCAATATGAACAAAATGATGTTTGGTATGCACAAGTGCATTCATTATTAACCGAAAGCCATTTATATTTGCATGAAAAATTAAATATTTCTATGCAAGATGTGTTTGAATCGGTGGTGAAGCCAATAGATAATATAGAGTCGGATAAATAGCTATCATGTAAAAATTATATTATTTGATGTGTTCGTAGGCTTTCACCATATAGTTTAATATTATCAGGGCTGGCTTTATAGGCTGTAGAGAGGTCATTTAGCCATAGTTTTAATAATTTTGGTCTCTCTTTTGTGGCTGGTTTTTTAATAACTTTATTTGGATTTTTACGACTAAAAATAGAATAATCTCGAGCTAAAATATATTCTACATCATATTGCCAATCTTGGTAATGATCATGAACGAGTATAGGTTGGATATGCTTAATTAAATTTATGTTAAACTTATCTTGAATTAGAGCATTTTTTATGGATAAAGAATCTGTTGTCATAATTAAATCAACTTCAGGTGCTTTACCTACTAAAGGTTGAATAAAATAATAATGTTCAAATTTCAAAATAATGACAGGATATTTTTCTTTAGTGTCAGAAAAACTGTCATAAAATCTAACTTGTTCCATGATATCACTAATACCAAGATTATTATATTTTGAGATTTCTGAAGATGGAATAATTAAATAAAAATCAATAATATATGTTTGATAATTTTCCCAAAATGAATATCGGCTAACACTTCTATTGGTTTTTCCTATAATATTTTCTTTATTAATAGAGGAAATTTTTTCAATTATTTTTTTCAATTGATAATAATTACCAGCACCAAGCCAAGCGTTGAGAATTTGATTATATTTAATCCCTAATTTTTGTTTAAAATCAGGCTGATTTGTCCATTGTTTTAGCCATGTAAAAATATCGCCAAATTTATGTGTTTGGTTTTCAAGTTTTATTAAGTCTGTACTAAAATACGGATTGTCAAAAATTGACCAAGCACGGCTGACTGCAAAATCAATATCAGTTTGTTCATTTAACCACGCTTGAATGGTTGAACTATATTCGGTTAATTGTTGCTCTGATAATTTTAGATAAGCATTTAACCAAAATACCCCTGCACGCTGTTTTAAGTCGTCAGGAATGATAAAAGGATAACTCTTTGATAATTCTCGAATACTGAGCTTTTTATCTTTTAAAGCAAATTGTGCGAGATGTTCAGCATCATTTTTTAAGATACTTAATGTAACAGTTTTTAAAGTGGTATCTTGCCAATGATGATTTTTACCCTGAATTAAAGTTTGTTTTAGATGGTCTAAAACCACTACATTGCCAAAATGTTGCGAAATATCATCATATTCATATTGTAAAAGGAAATTAAGCGTTGTTAATAACTCTTGTTCTTTATCATGTTGATTAATTACTGATTGCCACCAATGTTGTGCTACAGTTTTGGCAATAGGTGTATTCCAACCATCATGACGAATAACCAATAAAGCTAAAATATCCAAAATATCAAAATCATGAATAGTGTTTTTACTTAGTGCTTCAAACTTTTGTATGCAACGGTCATAGAGTTTAATATCGGTCTTAAATTTTTTTACAATACTTAAATCCAAATCTTGCCACGGCTTAACATTAAAGATAGATGTATAACGAAAAGGACGCATATTATCCGCATTAATAGATGAAAAGTTAATCTTAAACATAACGTTGCTACTCATTTATTCATTATTTTGAATTTTAGTTTTAACACTCTCAACAAGTTGATGATCTTTAAATTCAAAACGGATAATTACTCGGCGGTCTTTTGGATTTGGGTTAAATTCTGTGCCTGTAGCATCATTTTCACCACGTCCTACTGCGGTTAATTTATTGAGTAATTGGTCTTTATAAGTAAAATGAGGCATATAATCTACATGGGTTAAAATGGCATTAGCACGTTGGGTACTTAAAGTCATATTAGATGCATAGCCTCCTTGCTTATCGGTATGACCTTCAATGATGATACGGTCAATCGCATTATGTTGCTCTTCTGGTAACTCAAAGATAGCTTTAGCATAAATAGGCATAATTTTGGTATAGTCAGCACGCCCCTGTGAACTTAATGAAGCACTACCAGACTCAAAATTTGTTTCGTCTGATACGATTAAGCGACCTGTTTTTTCATCAACATTGACATTTAAGCCTTGCTCTTTTAGCGATTTTTCAAGGTTTTCTGACACTTTTAAAATAATCGCATCACGTTTCATTTTTTGCATTGCTAAAATGGCGACAGCGAGGGCAAGAAATATCGCCATCAGACCTGTCATCATATCAGATAAAGCAATCCACGTTGTTGAATCTTCTTCATAATCTTGTAGCGGTTCTTCATGAATAATCATAACGGATACTCTTAATTTTTGTTGTTATTTAAGTTACTGGTTGAAATTAACGCAGCCGCTGCCGTAATTGATTCATTTAATGCCTTTTCAAGCACTTGATTTGATTCAGTAAATTTTTTCACATAAGTTGCATTTAATGCTTCAAATGCTTTACTAAATTCTTTTGGCATTTCATGTCCTAATTTTTCCAACTCTTTTGTGATGATTTGCATATATTCTGTTGTTGCTTGCAAATCTTTCATCATATTGTTTTGACCAGATTTTAAATGAGTTGCAATCGTAGCCATTTGATTGAGTAAGCTACCATAAATTGGGTTGAAATTATTGAGTAATTTGGCTGAAGCGTCATTAATATCATTTTGGCGGTTTGCCATATTCTCAAATTGTTCTTTGAGTTGATCCGCTGTGCCTTGTAATGCTTGAGCTTGGATACCAAGCGTTTTTTCAAGCTGTTCATTCTGTTTAGTAAAGAATTCAGTTAAACGCTCTTTATATTCATTTCTAAAGGCTTCTAATTCATCACGTAATTTTTGTGATGATTGTTCAAGTGTCTTATCAATTTCGCCTAAAGTTTCTTTCAATGCTTTCGCACTATCATCAATCAAGCTCGAAGCACGTGTACCTGTTGCTTCAAGTTCGCTGTTCATACGCTCTAAATGGTTGTCCATTTGCTCGTTAAACTGGGTTAAAGTACCGCCTAATTCTGTTACGACCTTATCGGCGATATCATCAATTACGCCTTGCATAGCGGTATTCATTTTTTCTGTTGTACTGCTGATTGATGAAGTCATTGCTCCTGTTGCCACCGTAATTGCTCCAGTCATGGCAACGGTTGCAGATTTCATACCATCTTTAATTGCAGGTTCAATTTTAGCCAAGTTATTTTGTAATTCTTGGTTAAATTGTTCAAGCATTTCGTGTTGATTTTTTTGGAATTTATTCATATCTGCAACGGTTGAAGTCATCGTTGTATCTAATTGGCTTACAACAGTTTTCATCTGTTTTGTGCTTGCTTCAATGGTTGATTTCATTTCAGTTGTAGCTTGAGTAAGTGTTGTATTCATATTGCCACTTGCTTGATTAATTGCTCCAACTAAAGCATTTTCAGCATTTTTCATACCATTTTTAATAGCAGGTTCAATTTTATTTAAGTTAGTTGATAATTGCTGATTAAAATCAGTGAGCATCGTTTTCTGATCATTTTGTAAATTTTGCATATTAGATACAGTATCTTTCATTGTTGTATCTAATTGGCTTACAACAG comes from Moraxella sp. ZY210820 and encodes:
- the dxs gene encoding 1-deoxy-D-xylulose-5-phosphate synthase, with translation MYSELPTHRPVTPLLDSIDSPNQLRQLTPNQLIDLADELRQYVLYATAQSGGHFAANLGVIELTIALHYYFNTPDDRLIWDVGHQAYPHKILTGRREQIINIRAKNGLGAFPLRTESEYDTFGVGHSSTAISAGLGMALARRHLQKPCEVVCVVGDGAMTAGMAFEAMNDAVAHQADLLVILNDNDMSISCSTGGFAQHLARLWENKQSICLDDDGQPFIQNHPDWQFTQRLHQSATDEPDNLFKAIGFEYFGPFDGHNLAQLGQVLTAIKKRKGPRLVHVYTQKGKGFIPAEQNPIKYHALSKINAPSNPTTAPKYSDVFGQWLCDEAELDSRLLAITPAMCEGSGMVQFAKKFPDRFFDVAIAEQHAVTLGAGMACEGLKPVVAIYSTFLQRGYDQLIHDVALQNLDVTFAIDRAGLVGEDGATHAGAFDYAYMRTVPNMVIFAPKDENECRQMLHTAYHYQGCTAVRYPRGAGVGVQIQQDFELMPIGKGEIVCSLKHQDLNKNISILAFGSRVYPAIQAAILLHQQGLNVMVANMRFVKPLDVDLTLELAQNSDLVVTVEEHAIMGGAGSAVNECLAQHNVVKSILNLGLPDEFLEQGTHEEMLQDCGLDTQGIYQKIMQRVQMLKEM
- the nudC gene encoding NAD(+) diphosphatase; its protein translation is MSDVAYWLNVKQFSLYLPNDAIPFGTAQQWQYQQQPYLKIADYKGYPVHLLLDIDESLDYQSLRSQLYRPIEEFQLFNRAVGLQHFLQTHRFCGRCGQAQTLDCKQIAMYCAACEHLLFPRISPCIIVAVRREHHILLAHHARHQQPFYTVLAGFVEVGETLEQAVHREVFEESGIKIKNLQYIASQAWSFPNSLMMGFIADYESGDIQVQADEIADAKWIDLTQPVTVGLPAQGTIARQLIELVQQQVLQENQ
- a CDS encoding DNA gyrase inhibitor YacG, producing MTVLNCPHCQKQTTWANNPSRPFCSERCKLIDLGAWASDEYRIATQDSPQAEPYKGEDCYED
- the wrbA gene encoding NAD(P)H:quinone oxidoreductase, which gives rise to MQTYILVLYYSKTGATKKMAHLIADGIESMGIMAKIRTVPAITNVTQALESSIPDTGDLYCSLDDLANCAGLAMGSPTRFGNMASELKYFWDSTTALWLNGALHDKPACVFTSSGAMHGGNEMTLMTMFPPLLHHGMMILGLNNQNPALSHTKTGGTPYGASHVSGAQHQNDISEDEKRLCIEQGKRLAMIIKKLAN
- a CDS encoding YihY family inner membrane protein, yielding MWERIQKHTLFHRPSIQFIIFVVRRFLQDRCSEQASSLTYTTLFSVVPMLTIFLAIVSSIKALEPARQQLQNWIYSNFLPKTTIAFEQMLSNFAEKSSNLTVIGSIFLFVTTILMIMAIEDAFNRIWRVKKSREFGFMRYWTIVSLGPLLLGTAFALSSTLASFSFLNNQFGYQINVSFFLDVLSFLLTIVGFFFLYWALPNRNVPWKSAGYAAIFAAIAFEILKNIFGWAMSNFTSYELVYGAFAALPIFLLWIYLSWNVILLGVQISYAATVFHPSQNPQRHPLFVILDILQMFYHQQKTGQTVTEDEILTLFSGKELANAPMFLSVLQDKQFIQSTKQNEYVLCRNLAQLSLYEFIQLLPYHFPNWQEINRLQQYEQNDVWYAQVHSLLTESHLYLHEKLNISMQDVFESVVKPIDNIESDK
- a CDS encoding OmpA family protein, whose amino-acid sequence is MIIHEEPLQDYEEDSTTWIALSDMMTGLMAIFLALAVAILAMQKMKRDAIILKVSENLEKSLKEQGLNVNVDEKTGRLIVSDETNFESGSASLSSQGRADYTKIMPIYAKAIFELPEEQHNAIDRIIIEGHTDKQGGYASNMTLSTQRANAILTHVDYMPHFTYKDQLLNKLTAVGRGENDATGTEFNPNPKDRRVIIRFEFKDHQLVESVKTKIQNNE